One segment of Chryseobacterium turcicum DNA contains the following:
- a CDS encoding mechanosensitive ion channel family protein has product MKDEIKDTKSFFQDISEQLYIYISKISPSGLDWVFHLIVKLSLLVAIFLLLDFIFKIIINYIFRFFRNENRFPILKSIYQSRITNSVAHFTALVIVGSMHESIFVGALKQTTVFIIRSVNLGLVMILAGMLYRSLAAFRNYFTIQQDFYKVMAINAISETVKILGIFIFTIVSICVVFGIKGTTIVGSLGAITAVLVLVFRDTILGFVTGIHVATSKSLKVGDWIGIPKYNIEGNILDISLLTTKIANFDKTISSIPTYDLLTTEIKNLQVMSESNTRRIKKSIFFNINSFKFLNNEEIERLKEINLIADYLNDKISEINQEKESIQHKDKIINGRQLTNVGVFRYYAQKYLENDPEIDKESTIMVRQLEITTQGLPMEIYCFTNDSNWQRFEQIQADVFDHLLVASKEFDLQIMQLGLPK; this is encoded by the coding sequence ATGAAAGACGAAATAAAAGATACCAAGAGTTTTTTTCAGGACATAAGTGAGCAACTTTACATTTACATCAGTAAAATTTCTCCTTCAGGGCTCGATTGGGTGTTTCATCTTATCGTTAAATTGAGTTTATTGGTAGCAATTTTTTTATTGCTGGATTTTATTTTTAAAATCATCATCAATTATATATTCCGTTTTTTTAGAAATGAAAATAGATTTCCTATTTTAAAATCAATTTATCAGTCTAGAATAACAAATTCGGTAGCGCATTTTACGGCTTTGGTTATTGTAGGTTCTATGCACGAATCTATTTTTGTGGGAGCTTTAAAACAGACAACGGTTTTCATTATCAGATCAGTAAATTTAGGACTGGTTATGATTCTTGCAGGAATGTTATATCGCTCTTTGGCGGCATTCAGAAACTACTTTACCATACAACAGGATTTTTACAAGGTAATGGCCATTAATGCGATTTCTGAAACGGTAAAGATTTTAGGGATTTTTATATTTACCATTGTAAGTATCTGTGTGGTTTTTGGGATTAAAGGAACTACAATTGTTGGAAGTTTAGGGGCAATAACGGCAGTTTTGGTCTTAGTTTTCAGAGATACAATTTTAGGTTTTGTAACCGGAATTCACGTTGCTACCTCAAAAAGCTTGAAAGTAGGCGACTGGATCGGAATTCCTAAATATAATATTGAAGGAAATATTTTAGATATCAGCTTATTAACCACGAAAATTGCTAATTTCGACAAAACAATTTCTTCAATTCCAACATACGATTTGTTGACGACTGAGATTAAAAATCTTCAGGTAATGTCTGAGTCTAATACCCGAAGAATTAAAAAATCTATTTTCTTTAATATCAATTCGTTTAAATTTTTGAATAATGAAGAAATTGAACGTCTAAAAGAAATTAATCTTATAGCAGATTATCTGAATGATAAAATTTCTGAAATTAATCAGGAAAAAGAATCAATACAGCATAAAGACAAAATAATTAACGGAAGACAGCTTACCAATGTGGGAGTTTTTAGATATTATGCTCAAAAGTATCTTGAAAATGATCCTGAAATCGATAAAGAAAGCACCATTATGGTTCGTCAGTTGGAAATTACAACACAAGGGCTTCCAATGGAAATTTATTGCTTTACCAACGATTCAAATTGGCAGCGTTTTGAGCAGATTCAGGCAGACGTTTTTGATCATTTACTGGTTGCCTCAAAAGAATTTGATCTTCAGATTATGCAATTAGGATTGCCAAAATAA
- a CDS encoding carboxypeptidase-like regulatory domain-containing protein yields the protein MKNLNLLLIFIILLSFGSCRSDSETPTEVKVDNTVKTGKLSGKVMSQNGTKPIGGASIFTFDDKYKIYHTISDSDGNFTLEAPVGNQTIHIQTGNGSNFRTEIATTVKNNETVNLNANQTKLNQVAKIAYLKGSYDKIEDIIQNLGYNATLITNADLANINTIAQYDIIFLNCGSRNYSANQSLYPAIDANLAIFVANGGSIYASDWDVSYLVGGTDYTSNCSPAGGFVPDTKLCSTDTGSSGIIPATVNNAGLSTALGFNTLNIDFDLGAWQKITNYDPAYWEVLVKETSSNSPLMIRTNHFTATGIPTTPIGNAPNSTFTTVCITLPGNIQISISVPTITVPYLVALGATVGPCSGPTNSGYIYYTSFHNHATGNIGNAGVILQYVILNL from the coding sequence ATGAAAAACCTCAATTTATTATTGATTTTCATCATTCTCTTATCATTTGGATCGTGTCGATCAGATTCTGAAACCCCCACCGAAGTTAAAGTCGACAATACCGTAAAAACCGGTAAACTTTCAGGAAAAGTAATGTCCCAAAATGGTACCAAACCTATTGGAGGCGCATCAATTTTCACATTTGATGACAAATACAAGATTTATCACACCATTTCAGATTCTGATGGTAACTTTACCTTAGAAGCTCCCGTTGGAAACCAAACCATCCATATCCAAACTGGTAATGGTAGTAATTTCCGTACCGAAATTGCAACTACAGTAAAAAATAATGAAACCGTCAACCTGAACGCCAACCAAACAAAACTAAATCAGGTTGCCAAAATAGCGTATCTAAAAGGATCGTATGACAAAATTGAAGACATTATTCAGAATTTAGGTTATAATGCTACTTTAATTACCAATGCAGATCTTGCTAACATCAATACCATTGCTCAGTATGATATTATTTTTCTGAATTGTGGCTCTAGAAATTACAGCGCAAACCAATCACTTTATCCTGCAATTGACGCTAATTTGGCTATTTTTGTAGCAAATGGCGGAAGTATTTATGCTTCAGACTGGGATGTTTCCTATTTGGTAGGAGGAACAGATTACACAAGTAATTGTTCACCTGCGGGCGGATTTGTTCCCGATACAAAACTATGCTCAACAGACACAGGTTCTTCAGGAATTATTCCAGCAACGGTAAACAATGCAGGATTATCAACTGCTTTAGGATTTAATACTTTAAATATCGATTTTGATTTAGGTGCTTGGCAAAAAATCACCAACTACGATCCTGCTTATTGGGAAGTTTTGGTTAAAGAAACCTCATCAAACAGTCCTTTAATGATTAGAACCAATCATTTTACAGCAACCGGAATTCCGACAACTCCAATTGGAAATGCTCCGAATTCTACGTTTACTACCGTTTGTATTACTCTTCCGGGAAATATTCAAATCAGTATTTCTGTTCCTACGATTACAGTTCCTTACTTGGTCGCTTTAGGCGCAACAGTGGGACCTTGTTCCGGGCCAACAAACAGTGGATATATCTACTATACAAGTTTCCACAATCATGCTACAGGAAACATTGGTAATGCAGGAGTAATTTTACAGTACGTAATTTTAAATCTTTAA
- a CDS encoding DUF456 domain-containing protein — protein sequence MDHSLISFLSIVLLILGILGTFLPVLPGLVLSLAGLLIYKYGTDSDLSILYIWAFVILTLASAVLNYVIPAKTNRKYGGTRWGSIGSIIGTIVGLFLPIPLGFLVGMFAGVFIGELLHDRKDINKALKSTKGAFIGFIYGTGFSLVVGIAMLLVVILDIINVI from the coding sequence ATGGATCATTCTTTAATTTCGTTTTTAAGTATTGTTTTACTTATCCTAGGAATCTTAGGAACTTTTTTACCGGTTTTACCTGGGCTTGTTTTAAGTCTTGCAGGATTATTAATTTATAAATACGGAACAGATTCTGACCTTTCAATTCTTTACATTTGGGCATTCGTTATTCTGACTCTTGCTTCGGCAGTTTTGAATTATGTAATACCAGCAAAAACCAACAGAAAATATGGCGGAACACGTTGGGGAAGCATAGGTTCAATTATAGGAACCATCGTAGGTTTATTTTTACCAATTCCTCTAGGATTTCTGGTAGGAATGTTTGCCGGAGTTTTCATTGGTGAACTTCTGCATGACAGAAAAGACATCAATAAAGCATTAAAATCAACAAAAGGTGCTTTTATAGGATTTATTTATGGAACAGGATTTAGTTTAGTGGTAGGAATTGCAATGCTTTTAGTTGTAATTTTGGATATTATTAATGTCATATAA
- a CDS encoding uracil-DNA glycosylase: MDMSTWEETLVSIKSTEYFTKLWGKVEHEYATEKVFPPKNQIFRALDLTAFENVKVVIIGQDPYHNDFQANGLCFSVSEQVKAPPSLKNIFTELKDDVGVERASKELDDWAKQGVLLLNATLTVRAHSPNSHKDLGWEKFTNFIIKEISDKKENVVFVLWGAFAQKKAELINPAKHFILKSAHPSPFSVYRGFYGSKPFSKINEYLASKGKELISW, translated from the coding sequence ATGGATATGTCAACTTGGGAAGAAACTTTAGTATCTATAAAGAGCACAGAATATTTTACCAAACTTTGGGGAAAAGTAGAGCATGAATATGCAACAGAAAAAGTTTTTCCTCCAAAAAATCAAATTTTCAGAGCATTGGATTTAACGGCTTTTGAAAATGTAAAAGTGGTGATTATTGGGCAAGATCCTTATCATAACGATTTTCAGGCAAATGGTTTGTGTTTTTCTGTTTCAGAGCAGGTTAAAGCTCCGCCATCGCTTAAAAATATTTTTACAGAATTAAAAGATGATGTAGGAGTAGAGCGTGCTTCAAAAGAATTAGATGATTGGGCAAAGCAAGGTGTTTTATTGTTGAATGCAACGTTGACCGTTCGTGCGCATTCCCCAAACTCTCATAAAGATTTAGGTTGGGAAAAATTTACAAATTTCATCATTAAAGAAATTTCTGATAAAAAAGAAAATGTGGTTTTCGTTTTATGGGGAGCTTTTGCACAAAAAAAAGCCGAATTAATCAATCCGGCTAAACATTTTATTTTAAAATCTGCGCATCCATCACCTTTTTCGGTATACCGAGGTTTTTATGGAAGTAAACCTTTTTCGAAAATTAATGAATATCTGGCTTCGAAAGGTAAGGAGTTAATTTCTTGGTAA
- a CDS encoding YceI family protein, with protein MRNLRTFLNATIVCATLLISQSAIAQKINQKSTSVIINGTSSLHDWEMTGSSATFSGTVNGTAISNATFSIPVKNLSSTKGKMMNNKAYAALKADKAPNITFTATSIPVGKSNLNGKMTIAGVSKNVTFPVTVVKNANTYTINGTETLKLSDFGMERPGFMGVKTGDVVTVKVNIVAE; from the coding sequence ATGAGAAATTTAAGAACATTCTTGAATGCAACAATTGTATGTGCAACTTTACTAATTTCACAATCAGCAATAGCTCAAAAAATAAATCAAAAATCGACATCGGTCATTATTAATGGAACCTCTTCACTTCATGATTGGGAAATGACCGGATCATCGGCTACTTTCTCAGGAACTGTAAATGGAACTGCCATTTCAAATGCAACTTTTAGCATTCCTGTAAAAAATCTGTCGAGCACAAAAGGTAAAATGATGAATAATAAAGCCTACGCTGCTCTAAAAGCTGACAAGGCTCCCAACATTACTTTTACAGCAACATCAATTCCGGTTGGGAAAAGCAATCTTAATGGAAAAATGACCATCGCAGGAGTTTCAAAAAATGTAACCTTTCCTGTAACGGTAGTAAAAAATGCAAACACGTACACCATCAACGGAACAGAAACCCTAAAACTGTCAGACTTCGGAATGGAAAGACCAGGATTTATGGGAGTAAAAACAGGAGATGTAGTCACCGTAAAAGTGAATATTGTAGCAGAATAA
- a CDS encoding GNAT family N-acetyltransferase, with the protein MKLETERLILKSIDENNVDDILKIRGNKITNQFVKRIPPKTNYDALDFILTIKKRVENKETYYWGISLKNQTNLIGTICLYRFSEDRKGAEVGYELLPDYHRKGIMSEALQSVLNFGFNELNLNEILAFTNKFNENSKSLLLKHHFILEEGRIDDGFPENLIFKLKK; encoded by the coding sequence ATGAAACTAGAAACCGAAAGATTAATTCTAAAATCTATTGACGAAAACAACGTTGATGATATTTTAAAAATTCGAGGTAATAAAATTACCAATCAGTTTGTAAAAAGAATTCCGCCAAAAACAAATTATGATGCACTGGATTTTATTTTGACAATTAAAAAGAGAGTAGAAAACAAAGAAACATATTATTGGGGTATTTCTTTAAAAAATCAAACAAATCTTATTGGAACGATTTGTTTATACCGATTTTCTGAAGACCGAAAGGGAGCTGAGGTTGGTTATGAATTACTACCTGATTATCATAGAAAAGGAATAATGTCTGAAGCTCTACAATCAGTTTTAAATTTTGGTTTTAATGAATTAAATTTAAACGAAATTCTTGCGTTTACCAATAAGTTTAATGAAAATTCAAAATCACTTCTTTTAAAACATCATTTTATTTTGGAAGAGGGGAGGATTGATGATGGTTTTCCTGAGAATTTGATTTTTAAATTGAAGAAATAA
- a CDS encoding endonuclease MutS2, protein MYINKEDLDELEFPQLLAEIAPFAYSPKTRDKILQLRPMNIDEAEISLKKNSEYLSSFESSNAIPFNEYEDIETELKVMLIENYRLENVAFIKIKTLTEQIGKLQKFFPTMPETFPNLIQDVSALEFRKEIIDKVDKVFNRFGEVKSEASPILKELRTEMQHAKKAITENFNRALFNYGQSEFLDDIRETIIDDQRVLAVKSAYKKRVAGRVLGLSKTGSITYMQPDSVVKHYFKLKESQEEEKKEIDKILRKLTAELAEFQPQLWRYQMYIFDLDLTRAKAKFAELINGILPKINRHRTLKLREAFHPLLWLRNKAENKTIFSQTLSLTDQNRIICISGPNAGGKSITLKTVGLLQLMIQSGILVPTHPKSEMFFFDKIMTDIGDNQSIENHLSTYSSRLKKMGGIIREADANTLLLIDEFGTGSDPELGGALAESFLEFFYDKKSFAIITTHYTNIKLVVEELPNAENAAMLFNEETLEPMYKLEVGQAGSSFTFEVAEKNKIPRFIIHSAKKKVEHDIVNLDKTIVKLQQEKYEVEKLKTDLAERKESVEDKRDNLQKLNEQLQQKLFNFQKLYEDEHRKLQFGAKIEGFIDSYVKGKSRKDVVKDFVKILEQEKFRKIGADKDESKRLQVVKRKITQQLKKEDVIEKITETNEKIEEKRKEDRAVWMKEGQRVRITGSTSVGTIEKISRNKVTVNYGTFKTTIDADQLERI, encoded by the coding sequence GTGTATATAAATAAAGAAGATTTAGACGAATTAGAGTTTCCGCAATTGCTCGCGGAAATTGCTCCTTTTGCATATTCTCCGAAAACGAGAGATAAAATACTTCAACTTCGTCCGATGAATATTGACGAGGCTGAAATTTCATTGAAAAAAAACTCAGAATATTTATCAAGTTTTGAAAGCTCAAACGCGATTCCGTTTAACGAATATGAAGATATTGAAACTGAACTAAAAGTAATGCTGATCGAGAATTATCGATTAGAAAATGTAGCTTTTATTAAAATAAAAACGCTAACGGAACAAATCGGAAAACTTCAAAAGTTTTTCCCCACAATGCCTGAAACGTTTCCCAATCTGATTCAGGATGTTTCGGCATTAGAATTTAGAAAAGAAATTATTGATAAAGTTGACAAAGTTTTTAACCGTTTTGGAGAAGTAAAAAGTGAAGCTTCCCCGATTTTGAAAGAGTTGAGAACAGAAATGCAACACGCTAAAAAAGCGATTACAGAAAATTTCAACAGAGCTTTATTCAATTACGGGCAAAGCGAATTTCTAGATGATATTCGCGAAACGATTATTGATGACCAAAGAGTTTTAGCGGTAAAATCTGCCTACAAAAAAAGAGTGGCAGGAAGAGTTTTAGGACTTTCAAAAACAGGTTCTATTACGTATATGCAGCCTGATTCTGTGGTAAAACATTACTTTAAGCTAAAAGAAAGTCAGGAAGAAGAGAAAAAGGAAATTGATAAAATCCTGAGAAAACTAACGGCAGAATTGGCAGAATTCCAACCGCAGCTTTGGAGATATCAAATGTATATTTTTGATCTTGATTTAACGAGAGCGAAAGCCAAATTTGCAGAATTAATCAATGGAATTCTACCGAAAATAAACCGTCACAGAACGTTGAAATTACGAGAAGCTTTCCACCCTTTGTTGTGGCTAAGAAATAAAGCTGAAAATAAAACTATTTTTTCTCAAACACTTTCTTTAACAGATCAAAACAGAATTATCTGTATTTCGGGACCGAATGCTGGAGGAAAATCAATTACGCTGAAAACCGTAGGATTACTTCAATTGATGATCCAGAGTGGAATTTTGGTTCCAACGCACCCAAAATCTGAGATGTTTTTCTTTGATAAAATCATGACTGACATTGGTGATAATCAATCGATTGAAAATCATCTTTCGACTTATTCGTCAAGATTAAAGAAAATGGGCGGAATCATTCGTGAAGCCGACGCCAATACGCTTTTACTGATTGACGAATTCGGAACTGGTTCTGATCCTGAATTGGGCGGTGCTTTGGCAGAAAGTTTCCTTGAATTTTTCTACGATAAAAAGAGTTTTGCAATTATTACAACGCATTACACCAATATCAAATTGGTTGTAGAGGAGCTTCCAAATGCTGAAAATGCGGCCATGCTGTTTAATGAAGAAACTTTGGAACCGATGTACAAACTGGAAGTCGGACAAGCCGGAAGTTCATTTACTTTTGAAGTTGCGGAGAAGAATAAAATTCCAAGATTTATCATTCATTCTGCCAAGAAAAAAGTGGAACATGATATTGTAAATTTAGATAAAACCATCGTTAAGCTTCAACAGGAAAAATACGAAGTTGAAAAACTGAAAACGGATCTTGCCGAAAGAAAAGAGTCTGTGGAAGATAAACGTGATAATTTGCAAAAACTGAATGAACAACTTCAGCAAAAGCTATTCAATTTTCAGAAATTGTATGAAGATGAACATCGTAAACTACAATTTGGAGCTAAAATCGAAGGGTTTATCGACAGCTATGTAAAAGGCAAATCGAGAAAAGATGTAGTGAAAGATTTCGTAAAGATTTTAGAACAGGAAAAGTTCAGAAAAATCGGAGCTGACAAAGATGAAAGCAAACGACTTCAAGTGGTAAAAAGAAAAATCACACAACAACTGAAGAAAGAAGATGTCATCGAAAAAATTACTGAAACCAACGAAAAAATCGAGGAAAAACGTAAAGAGGACCGCGCTGTATGGATGAAAGAAGGACAACGTGTAAGAATTACGGGAAGCACGAGTGTGGGGACGATTGAAAAAATTTCGAGAAATAAAGTGACCGTCAATTATGGTACTTTTAAGACCACGATTGATGCTGACCAATTAGAAAGAATTTAA
- a CDS encoding YcxB family protein: MMTVKTHITFKDYLNFNIKNSLSRIIIFSSILLVFFGLNLFTVESDAKELLKSASLWFALVFVFLVARGYFRLKRAFYSNKKIQEEITYTFTDEKIHTKGDTFDGDFTWNTIYRVKENKDWFFIYQSKMTMNMVPKKYFTNHQIVELRNFIKKNNVKAKLRND, from the coding sequence ATGATGACAGTAAAAACTCATATCACATTTAAAGATTATCTGAATTTTAATATTAAAAATTCATTATCAAGGATTATTATTTTTTCTTCCATCTTATTGGTGTTTTTTGGCTTGAACTTATTTACTGTAGAATCTGATGCAAAAGAACTTCTAAAATCTGCATCGCTTTGGTTTGCTCTTGTGTTTGTTTTTCTTGTTGCAAGGGGATATTTTCGCTTGAAGAGAGCGTTTTATTCCAACAAAAAAATTCAGGAAGAGATTACTTATACTTTTACTGATGAAAAAATTCATACAAAAGGCGATACTTTCGATGGCGATTTTACATGGAATACCATTTACCGAGTAAAGGAAAATAAAGATTGGTTTTTCATCTATCAAAGCAAAATGACGATGAATATGGTTCCTAAAAAATATTTTACCAATCATCAGATTGTAGAACTTAGAAATTTCATTAAAAAAAATAATGTAAAAGCTAAACTGAGGAATGATTAA